A window of Solanum stenotomum isolate F172 chromosome 9, ASM1918654v1, whole genome shotgun sequence genomic DNA:
taccatttttattagttaaaaaattatttacttaaaccAAGTTTAAAAAGCTAGAGGCAAGTTGTTGAGCACGTGACGTGGGTTGAAGTCCAATATGGATATGCATCATCAATTAGAGAAAGAAAAACTATAGTGAATTTATTTCGAGAGAATTtcgttaatttattttttacttttttttgcgGCTTTCGTATTCAACCCGATTGATTTACTATGTGTTACGATTGTTGGAAAGTTCAATGCATATAACAATATGATTATGTTATATACGATAACCATAAGTTAGATACTTCATGGATAATATTTAAGGATTATTATTCATTTAATTGACAAGTTCAATAAATTCATAGTTTTTGCAATCTTACTAAAATCTTCATAAAGTTGATTATTACGATTTGATTGACTAGTTTAATCAATTCATAGCCTAtaagtcttttttatttggATTCGTGTTAGGTCTAGTTTTATCACTTTTACTGAATTATTGATAATAACTGCACATTTACTATATAGGCACGGTGATTAATTGAAactaacatattttttaaaagaagacaCTTTAAACCGATTTACCCTAAATCATCCTCAATAGAGTAATTAGACCCTCAGGGaatatagaaatataaaaaattatcacGTGTTAAATTAGTTTTTGGATTAACTCACACTTCAAAAATTAgcttaaagaaaaaagaattatcCAAGTCTTATAAATAGTCCGTCCATCTCATTAATCACCAACATGAAACttttaccatttttttaacAGCCTGATTACTAGGACGACATTACTTTCTATCCTAATTACCCAAATTGAATTAAGTATTATCAGCATCCACTACACAcctaaatggaaaaaaaaacagaaaggTAGATTTCTATCTAAACTCTCAGCGTTCATTCTTTAATTCgttataataaaaatagtttttatcggtaataaatatatatattacataaagagtattaaattattatcgttattagttaattattattgGATTCAGTATTGCTATAAGCTTCaaggacatttacaaagaatgttaattgcccttaaaatatatacttagtatcaataaattattattataattaattatcgctaaaaattaattttatataccGATCACCTAACTATGAGTAATTAGAGAATTTTCACTAGATAAAATGGGGTCCCCCATTAGCTGTAAAGAACTCAAAAACAACTCATGAACCACACACAAGTCCACAATGGTTGCATTAGCCGATCGACTTTTCTCCTACCTATGCTTCAACGAAACTACTTACGTAAAATATCGTACTaccaaagcaaaaaaaaaaaaaaacctatttaTACCCCATTTCACTTATGAAACTTACTCATTATTAATTTCTAATGAAAATAATGGATACCAAAGAAGCTCAAAAAAACCATTTTTCATCAATATTAACTAGATTTCATGCTGGTTATTTTAGAATAAGCCTTTCTTTATGTAGCCAAGCGTTACTATGGAAAACATTAAGTGAGCCATCGGACGATATTCATAAAATTCGAAATATTTTTCGAATGCTTCCTTCTACAGCTTTCATTCTTCTATGGTCTTTAGCTTTATTTGCGTTAATATCACTCTCTTTACTATATTTTCTTCGCGTTTTATATCATTTTGACATGGTTAAACGCGAATTCTTGCACCATGTTGGTGTAAATTACCTTTACGCCCCTTGGATATCGTGGCTTGTGTTGCTACAAGCAACCCCATTCTTCAAACATGAAGGGGTTTGTTTTCTTATACTTTGGTGGATATTTATTGTACCAATATTGGCATTAGATATTAAGATATATGGACAATGGATTACAAAGGGGAAGCGTTTTCTATCAGGAGTCGCGAATCCTACTAGTCAATTATCGGTTATTGGTAATTTGGTAGGAGCAAGGGCAGCTGCTGAAATGGGATGGAATGAGAGTGCACTATTGTTGTTTGCAATTGGAATGTCACATTATTTAGTGTTATTTGTGACACTTTATCAAAGGTTACCAGGAAGTAGTTCAATTCCAGCTATGTTAAGGCCAGTATTCTTCTTGTTTTTAGCTGCTCCTAGCATGGCTAGCTTGGCATGGGATTCTATTTATGGAAAATTTGATTCTTCATCCAAGATGCTATTCTTCCTCTCCATTTTCCTCTTCCTTTCACTGGTGAGCATTTTAAAAGCACACTTACAACATCTCATGATATTTATAAAGCATAAAAGtaagagtttaagttatatatacggACAATATAAACAACTTTTTACATTGATGTTTCTTTTATCTGTTATAAtaacttgttttatttttaaggttaTAAACTTCACATCCTATAAGAAACCTATTTGTAAATATATTCTTTAGATGAACTGATAGTGTAAAATAACAGTATAATTAGCAAGGATAAATTGCgcaagaaaattaagaaaaaagtgagttttttttaattttataatgttAAATGAGTCTTGATGTTagaattaaagaattattaCTTTTAGACATACTAAATAGAaagtaaataatataaaatctaaaacaaatcaaatattttttaaatttttgttgttgttgttgatgtttgaaCTAACTAGAATGGAAAGAA
This region includes:
- the LOC125877066 gene encoding S-type anion channel SLAH1-like translates to MKIMDTKEAQKNHFSSILTRFHAGYFRISLSLCSQALLWKTLSEPSDDIHKIRNIFRMLPSTAFILLWSLALFALISLSLLYFLRVLYHFDMVKREFLHHVGVNYLYAPWISWLVLLQATPFFKHEGVCFLILWWIFIVPILALDIKIYGQWITKGKRFLSGVANPTSQLSVIGNLVGARAAAEMGWNESALLLFAIGMSHYLVLFVTLYQRLPGSSSIPAMLRPVFFLFLAAPSMASLAWDSIYGKFDSSSKMLFFLSIFLFLSLVSRPALFKRSMRKFNVSWWAYSFPLTIMAMASTKYAQEMKNTASHILMLFLSALSVIVSLVLMIFTALNSNSLLPCDADDSMHCISINQRSSIV